Proteins co-encoded in one Cercospora beticola chromosome 7, complete sequence genomic window:
- the VPS1 gene encoding vacuolar protein sorting-associated protein 1 produces MAQTNPNAINVNDPGLITLVNKLQDVFTTVGVQNPIDLPQIAVVGSQSSGKSSVLENIVGRDFLPRGTGIVTRRPLILQLINRTPFKPSDKPQENGTTNGDAVEGTNDKEANTAEWGEFLHIPGQKFYDFSKIRDEIVKETESKTGRNAGISPAPINLRIYSPNVLTLTLVDLPGLTKVPVGDQPRDIERQIREMVLKQISKPNAIILAVTAANTDLANSDGLKLAREVDPEGQRTIGVLTKVDLMDEGTDVVDILAGRIIPLRLGYVPVVNRGQRDIETKKAISYALENEKNFFENHKAYRNKASYCGTPYLARKLNLILMMHIKQTLPDIKARIAASLQKYSAELNQLGDSILGNPANIILNIITEFSNEYRTVLEGHSAELSSIELSGGARIAFVYHELYNNGVKAVDPFDQVKDIDIRTILYNSSGSSPALFVGTTAFELIVKQQIKRLEDPSLKCVSLIYDELIRILGQLVNKPMFRRYPALKEKLHAVVVSFFKKAMDPTNKLVKDLVAMEACYINTGHPDFLNGHRAMAIVNEKHNAAKPVQVDPKTGKPLPIAAQPPRSSSPSLDMGNGESGFFGSFFASKNKKKMAAMEPPPPTLKASGTLSEKETQEVEVIKLLISSYFSIVRRTMIDMVPKAIMLNLVEHTKDEMQRELLEQMYRTQELDDLLKESDYTTRRRKECQQMVESLSRASEIVSQVQ; encoded by the exons ATGGCGCAGACCAACCCCAACGC GATCAACGTCAATGATCCGGGACTCATCACACTTGTCAACAAGCTTCAGGATGTCTTCACTACAGTCGGC GTGCAAAATCCCATCGATCTGCCGCAAATCGCCGTAGTGGGCTCGCAATCGAGTGGCAAGAGTTCCGTGCTCGAGAACATTGTGGGAAGAGACTT CCTCCCACGAGGAACAGGAATTGTGACCCGACGACCGCTCATCCTACAACTCATCAACCGAACACCTTTCAAACCATCCGACAAACCACAGGAAAATGGCACAACGAACGGAGATGCGGTCGAAGGCACAAACGACAAAGAGGCCAACACCGCTGAGTGGGGAGAGTTCTTGCACATACCTGGGCAGAAGTTCTACGACTTCAGCAAAATACGAGACGAGATTGTCAAAGAGACGGAGAGCAAGACTGGACGAAACGCCGGTATCTCGCCCGCGCCCATCAATCTTCGAATCTACTCGCCGAACGTCCTTACCCTCACGCTTGTCGATTTGCCCGGACTCACAAAGGTGCCCGTCGGAGATCAGCCAAGAGATATCGAGCGACAGATCAGAGAGATGGTGCTTAAACAGATCTCAAAGCCGAATGCGATCATTCTGGCGGTCACAGCAGCCAACACCGATCTTGCCAACTCAGATGGTCTGAAGCTCGCCAGAGAGGTGGATCCTGAGGGTCAACGAACAATTGGTGTGCTCACCAAGGTCGATTTGATGGACGAGGGCACAGATGTTGTGGACATTTTAGCTGGGCGCATCATTCCGCTGCGACTGGGCTACGTTCCTGTAGTCAACCGTGGACAGCGCGATATTGAGACCAAGAAAGCCATCTCGTACGCACTGGAGAACGAGAAGAACTTCTTTGAGAACCACAAGGCGTATCGGAACAAGGCATCATACTGTGGAACACCATACCTGGCACGGAAGCTCAACCTGATCTTAATGATGCACATCAAGCAGACACTTCCTGACATCAAGGCGCGCATTGCAGCTTCGCTCCAGAAATACTCGGCAGAGCTCAATCAACTCGGCGACAGCATCCTTGGAAATCCGGCGAATATCATTCTCAACATCATTACTGAATTCTCAAACGAATACCGAACGGTATTGGAGGGCCACAGCGCAGAGCTCTCCTCAATTGAGCTTTCTGGTGGCGCGCGTATCGCTTTCGTCTACCACGAGCTATACAACAATGGCGTGAAGGCCGTGGATCCTTTCGACCAAGTCAAGGACATCGACATTCGAACAATCTTGTACAACTCTTCCGGTTCATCTCCAGCACTATTCGTGGGCACTACCGCATTCGAGCTCATCGTCAAGCAGCAAATCAAGAGGCTCGAGGATCCTTCATTGAAGTGTGTCAGCTTGATCTACGACGAGCTTATCCGGATATTGGGACAACTAGTGAATAAACCAATGTTCCGAAGATACCCTGCCCTCAAGGAGAAACTGCACGCCGTGGTTGTCAGCTTCTTTAAGAAGGCCATGGATCCTACAAACAAGCTCGTCAAGGACCTTGTTGCGATGGAGGCATGCTACATCAACACCGGACATCCAGATTTCTTGAATGGACACCGCGCTATGGCCATTGTCAACGAGAAGCACAATGCGGCCAAGCCTGTGCAGGTTGACCCGAAGACCGGCAAGCCTCTTCCCATTGCCGCACAGCCGCCTAGGTCGTCAAGTCCAAGCCTGGACATGGGCAATGGCGAGTCTGGGTTCTTCGGCTCTTTCTTCGcgagcaagaacaagaagaagatggcagcCATGGAGCCTCCGCCGCCAACACTCAAAGCATCCGGCACACTgagcgagaaggagacgcaggaggtggaggtcATCAAGCTTCTCATCTCGTCATACTTCAGCATCGTGCGGCGAACAATGATCGACATGGTGCCCAAAGCAATCATGTTGAACCTGGTCGA ACACACCAAGGACGAGATGCAGCGCGAACTTCTCGAACAAATGTACCGCACGCAAGAACTCGACGATCTGCTGAAGGAGAGCGACTACACAACACGAAGGCGTAAGGAGTGTCAGCAAATGGTCGAGTCGTTGTCGCGCGCCAGCGAAATTGTCAGCCAGGTGCAGTAA
- a CDS encoding uncharacterized protein (BUSCO:EOG09264E6Z) produces MLLLGLTGSIATGKSTVSSILAAPPYNLPIVDADKVARLVVEPGTHGYNQIVSTFGPSTPDLLVEPTPENGGENGPNGKGRALNRPALGRRVFGEGKDEDKKKLNAIVHPAVRREMYKQMLFAYLRGSWACVLDVPLLFESGWEPLCGTILVVGVSDPAIQMQRLRARDEHLTEEDAKNRVAAQWDVRDKAKRCLRRGSKAGVVVWNDGDKDDLKKQIDTVMATVKSGSPQWWAWLLLLCPPLAVASGAWHYVRGWWIKRQRESEQVREKARL; encoded by the coding sequence ATGCTGCTCTTGGGACTAACAGGTTCTATTGCGACCGGCAAGTCGACTGTGTCCTCGATACTCGCCGCTCCGCCGTACAACCTCCCCATCGTAGACGCCGACAAGGTTGCCAGACTAGTAGTCGAGCCCGGCACGCACGGGTACAACCAGATCGTGTCGACGTTTGGACCTTCCACGCCCGACTTACTCGTAGAGCCCACACCGGAGAATGGGGGCGAGAACGGTCCAAATGGCAAAGGCAGAGCTCTGAACAGACCCGCACTTGGTAGGAGGGTGTTTGGAGAGGGAAAGgacgaggacaagaagaagttgaatgCAATCGTGCATCCTGCTGTCAGGAGGGAGATGTACAAACAGATGCTGTTCGCATACCTGCGCGGAAGTTGGGCATGCGTGCTGGATGTGCCTCTCCTCTTCGAATCCGGATGGGAGCCGCTCTGCGGTACTATACTGGTGGTAGGAGTAAGCGACCCGGCAATTCAGATGCAACGTCTGCGCGCGCGGGATGAACACCTGACGGAAGAGGACGCGAAGAATAGAGTTGCTGCACAGTGGGACGTGAGGGACAAGGCGAAGCGGTGCCTGCGGAGAGGCAGCAAGGCGGGAGTAGTCGTCTGGAACGACGGCGACAAAGATGACCTCAAGAAACAGATCGACACCGTGATGGCGACAGTCAAGAGCGGTAGCCCGCAATGGTGGGCCTGGCTGCTATTGCTCTGCCCGCCTCTAGCCGTGGCCAGTGGCGCGTGGCACTACGTCCGCGGGTGGTGGATCAAAAGACAGCGGGAGAGCGAGCAGGTACGAGAAAAGGCGAGACTTTAG
- the VMA1 gene encoding H(+)-transporting V1 sector ATPase subunit A (BUSCO:EOG09261225) yields the protein MAFEADDDLPSWQLQYSQLANSSRPVANTDGIDFMNAIGLRPRPVLRYRPSLIDLVNRTRPQSSEDSARWSPEAQAQPSIEPLETSFEPITATLPPTSPSHIPLPESPTKERRPSIVVIDEVPGTQVKASPPRIIIEPETPELGTAPDTPHNTANMSKKGDKKQQQQDGEEQGGSIFSISGPVIVAQNMIGVAMYELVKVGFDQLVGEVIRIDADKATIQVYEETAGVTVGDPVLRTGKPLSVELGPGLMETIYDGIQRPLKAISDKSNSIYIPRGIDVPALDRTRKWEFTPNDKFKVGDHITGGDVFGSVKENTLLSDHKIMLPPRARGKITKYPKKGEYTVDEKILEVEFEGQKFEYSMMHPWPVRVPRPSNDKLSSGDPLIVGQRVLDALFPSVQGGTVCIPGAFGCGKTVISQSLSKFSNSDLIVYVGCGERGNEMAEVLMDFPELTIDFDGRKEPIMKRTCLIANTSNMPVAAREASIYTDSSSRWAEALREISGRLGEMPADQGFPAYLGAKLASFYERAGKVVSLGSPDRQGSISIVGAVSPPGGDFSDPVTTSTLGIVQVFWGLDKKLAQRKHFPSVNTALSYSKYTKALEKYYQENAPQFPRYRERIRELLSQSEELDQVVQLVGKSALGDSDKITLDVATLIKEDFLQQNGYSEYDQFCPLWKTAWMMKAMMTFHDEAQKAISQGHNWSKVRESTSDVQSELRSMKFEIPSEGEEAITKKYEDLVQRMTEKFAAVIDE from the exons ATGGCCTTCGAGGCTGACGATGATCTGCCAAGTTGGCAGCTTCAATACTCGCAGTTGGCCAACAGCTCACGGCCAGTCGCAAACACCGATGGAATCGATTTCATGAATGCGATCGGACTCCGCCCGCGTCCAGTGCTGCGATACCGTCCTTCATTGATTGACCTCGTGAACCGTACCCGACCACAGTCAAGCGAGGACAGCGCAAGGTGGTCACCTGAGGCCCAAGCGCAACCGAGTATTGAACCTCTCGAAACCAGCTTCGAACCTATTACAGCAACCCTACCTCCCACATCGCCATCGCACATTCCCCTCCCCGAATCTCCCACGAAGGAACGGCGGCCTTCGATTGTTGTCATTGACGAGGTGCCGGGCACCCAGGTCAAAGCTTCTCCGCCacgcatcatcatcgagccGGAAACACCAGAGCTAGGCACAGCTCCAGATACACCACACAACACCGCAAACATGAGCAAAAAAGGCgacaagaagcagcagcagcaagatggcGAGGAGCAGGGAgggtccatcttctccatctccggTCCTGTCATCGTTGCGCAGAACATGATCGGTGTGGCCATGTACGAGTTGGTCAAAGTCGGCTTTGATCAGCTTGTAGGAGAAGTCATTCGAATTGATGCAGACAAGGCTACAATTCAGGTGTACGAGGAGACCGCTGGTGTCACTGTTGGCGATCCCGTCCTGCGCACAGGCAAGCCTCTGTCCGTGGAGCTGGGACCTGGTTTGATGGAGACCATCTACGATGGTATTCAGCGACCACTCAAAGCCATTAGCGACAAGTCAAACAGCATCTACATTCCCAGAGGTATCGATGTACCTGCACTGGATCGTACAAGAAAGTGGGAGTTCACACCAAACGACAAATTCAAGGTCGGTGACCACATTACTGGCGGTGATGTCTTTGGTTCCGTGAAGGAGAACACTCTGCTGTCGGATCACAAGATCATGCTGCCACCTCGAGCGCGCGGAAAGATCACAAAGTACCCCAAGAAGGGCGAATACACTGTCGACGAGAAGATCTTAGAGGTCGAGTTTGAGGGACAAAAGTTCGAGTACAGCATGATGCACCCATGGCCTGTCCGTGTACCACGTCCTTCGAACGACAAGCTGAGCTCAGGCGACCCGCTCATTGTCGGTCAGCGTGTGCTCGATGCACTCTTTCCTAGTGTGCAGGGCGGTACTGTCTGCATTCCCGGCGCTTTTGGATGTGGAAAGACTGTCATCTCGCAGTCGCTCTCCAAGTTCTCCAACAGTGACCTGATTGTTTACGTCGG CTGTGGTGAGCGTGGTAACGAGATGGCCGAAGTCTTGATGGATTTCCCCGAG CTCACTATCGACTTCGACGGGCGCAAAGAGCCTATCATGAAGCGTACTTGCTTGATTGCTAACACATCGAACATGCCCGTGGCCGCTCGAGAGGCTTCCATCTATACTG actcttcttctcgttgggCTGAGGCTCTTCGTGAAATTTCTGGTCGTTTGGGAGAGATGCCTGCTGATCAAGGTTTCCCCGCCTACCTTGGAGCAAAGCTTGCTTCTTTCTACGAGCGTGCTGGAAAGGTCGTTTCACTGGGCTCGCCGGATCGTCAAggctccatctccatcgtcgGTGCCGTGTCACCGCCTGGAGGTGATTTCTCGGATCCGGTCACAACCTCAACACTCGGTATCGTGCAGGTCTTCTGGGGTCTCGACAAGAAGCTCGCGCAACGCAAGCATTTCCCTTCAGTGAATACAGCTCTGTCGTACTCCAAGTACACCAAGGCCTTGGAAAAGTATTACCAGGAAAATGCACCTCAGTTCCCGCGTTACCGCGAGCGTATTCGAGAGCTGCTTTCCCAATCGGAGGAACTCGATCAAGTCGTGCAGCTGGTCGGCAAATCAGCGCTTGGCGACAGTGACAAGATCACGCTTGACGTTGCTACTTTGATCAAGGAGGACTTCCTGCAGCAGAATGGGTACTCAGAATACGACCAGTTCTGCCCACTCTGGAAGACTGCCTGGATGATGAAGGCCATGATGACATTCCATGACGAAGCTCAAAAAGCTATTTCACAAGGCCACAACTGGTCGAAGGTGCGCGAGAGCACTTCAGATGTGCAGAGCGAGCTGCGCAGCATGAAGTTTGAGATCCCAtcagaaggcgaagaggcgATCACCAAGAAGTACGAGGACTTGGTGCAGAGAATGACTGAGAAGTTCGCGGCTGTCATTGACGAGTAG